ATAGTGTGATTCAAGAAGCCTTGGGCGAACACATTTACGAGCGCTATATCGAGGCCAAAACCCAAGAATGGGATGCCTACCGCCGCCACGTCTCACAATGGGAACTTGACCGCTATCTACCAATTTATTAGCAATTGGGGATTGGTTATTGGGGATCGGGGATCGAACTTTAACGCAGAGGCGCAGAGGACGATTGGTTATAGGCTATGTGTAATGGTTTATGAGGTTGGCAACCACCAGTATCCCCTCACCCCCTCACCCCCTCTCCCGCCCGCGAGGCGAGGGGGAATCGCTCAGGGACTCCCCTCGCCCGCCGCAATGGGAGAGGGGTTGGGGGTGAGGGAATGAGAGAAATGGTTGTTAACCCAATGACCCATTACAACTATGGGCTATCGCAACATATGGTGGAGTTTCCATAGCCTTCAGCCGATAGCCTCTCATCCCTCTGCGCCTCTACATTAAATTCTGCCCTTCAAGCATTGATCTTTGCTTAATTCGCAACACCTAAACTTCATCCTTCATAATTCATCCCTCATAATTTCTCATGACGCAGTGTGTCGAAAATAAAGCTCTCTGACGGCATGCAATGCGATATGCTATAATAGCCAATGGTACAAAAGGCCTGTCAACGACGACATAAATCACCTTAAACTACTTAATGTATAGAGGCGTTCTATCCCCGTTGATAGGACGGCCAGGTATGGCTTTTCTTCTTCTGCAACCCTCGATAAAGGAGCCTTGATGGAAAAGCAAGATTTACTTGCCGATTACCGCACGATGGTGCTGATTCGCTCATTTGAAGAACATTGCCAGCAACAGTACACCCGTGCTCGGATCGGCGGCTTCTTGCACTTATATGTTGGGCAAGAAGCAGTCGCGGTTGGTGCGATTGGTGCCTTGAAAGCACAAGATCATTTAGTCACCCACTATCGCGACCATGGCCACGCCCTTGCTCGTGGCTTGGAACCCAAACCTCTGATGGCTGAATTGTTTGGCCGCAGTACTGGCACCGGTAAAGGCAAAGGCGGCTCAATGCACTTTGCTGATAAAAATAAAAATTTCTGGGGCGGTTACGCCATCGTTGGTGCGCACTTGCTGTTGGCCATGGGGATTGCCTACTCGATCAAATACAAGCGCGAAGTGCTTGGCCAAGCTGATCAAGATGGCGTTGTGATGTGTTTCTTTGGCGATGGCGCAACCAATGGCGGCGAATTCTACGAAGCTGTCAGCATGGCTGCATTATATAAATTGCCAATCGTTTTCTTGTGCGAAAACAACGAATTTGCCATGGGTACGCCGCTCAGCGTGCATACCTCGGTTACCGAAATTCACAAAAAAGCTTCGCCATTTATGCCAGGCGAACGGGTGAATGGCAACGACGTTGAAGAAATGCGTGCTCGCGCCCTTTACGCCGTCAACCATGCCCGCACCGAAGGCCCATATTTCTTAGAAGCGATGACCTACCGTCTACGTGGTCACTCGGCTGCCGACCCCCAAATGTATCGAACTCGCGACGATATTAATGCTCGGCGTTCCGGCGACCCAATTGCTTTGCTCAAGCAAAAACTGATCGATCAAAACTTGTTGACTGAAAAACAAGCCAAACAAATCGAGAAAGACGTTGAAAAGGAAATGGATGCAGTGGTGCAATTTGCCGAAGAAAGCCCTGCCCCAGACCTGAGCGAAGCATGGACCGAAATCTATTCGAAGCCGCTCTAAGGAGATATCAATGCCCGTTATAACCTACTCGGAAGCCTTGCGCCAAGCATTGCGCGAAGCAATGACCAACGATCCACGGGTGTTTATCATTGGTGAAGATGTTGTTCACTACGATAGCGCTTACGGTGTCACCAAAGGGTTTGAAAAAGAGTTCGGCCCCGAACGCATCAAAGATATGCCAATTGCTGAAGCTGGTTATGCTGGCTTAGGCATCGGCGCTGCGATGAACGGCTTGCGCCCGATCGTGGAAATGATGACTACCAACTTTGCAATTTTGGCGCTGGATATGATTATCAACCACGCTGCTAAATTGCACTATATGTTCGGTGGCCAATTTACCTGCCCGATTGTGTTCCGTATGCCCAATGGCTATGGTCAATTGAGTGCCACCCACTCACAAGCCTTCGATAACTACTATGCCTACATGCCTGGCTTGAAAGTGGTTGTGCCCGGCACACCATACGATGCCAAGGGCTTGATGAAGGCTGCGATTGAAGATCCCGATCCAGTAATTTTCATCGAACACACTGGGATCTATAACATCAAGGGCGAAGTGCCAGAAGAAAGCTACACTGTACCGATTGGCAAATCGAACTTGTTGCGCGATGGCAAAGATGTGACGATCGTGGGCTATGGCCGCATGATTCCTTACTGCCAACAAGCCGTTGAAACCTTGGCTAGCGAAGGCATCGATGCAGCCTTGGTTGACTTGCGCACCATTCGTCCGCTCGACATGGAGCCAGTCTTGGAAAGCTTCCGCAAAACCAATCGTGCTGTAATCGCCACCGAAGAGTGGACTTCAGTTGGCGTTGGCTCGGAAATTGCCGCTCGCTTGTATACCGAAGGCTTTGATCACTTGGATGCTCCAATTTGGCGCGTAGGCTTTGACGAAGTGCCAATGCCCTATGCCAAAAACTTGGAAGCCCATGTGGTTCCCAATGCCGATTCAGTCATTCAAGCAGTCAAGAATGTATTGGCAGGCAAGACCCAAAAGATTCGGCAACAGTAGTGTTGAGGTTGGGTGGCTTGGTCGCAGGCTAAAGAAAACGGTTTCGTGAATGCTAAACCTGTTGCCAAGCCACCAACACACGAGGTCACGATGGCGAAGAAACTAGAAATGCCCAAAATGGGCTACGATATGGTCGAAGGTACTTTGGCCAAATGGTTGAAAAAGCCAGGCGATGAGGTTTCGCGTGGTGAACCAATTGCTGAAGTCGAAACCGATAAGGTCACGATTGAAATCGAGGCTTTTGAGGCTGGTACAATCTTAAAGTTCTTGGTCAACGAAGGCGATACCGTGCCAGTTGGTGCGCCAATCGCTGAAATTGACGATGGCTCAGGCGATGACGAAGCCGAAGCCGCCAATGCCAGCGTTACTCCCGCTAGCGATGCACCAGCCGTGGGCGAAGGTGGCGAGGCCGCTCCAAGTGCTCCTGCCGTGGCCGCTCAGCCCGAAAAAGTTGAGGCTACGCCAGCCACTAGCGCCCCTGCTGAATCGACAGGTCGCTTGTTTGCAACCCCAGCCGCTCGCGGTTTGGCCGAACAACGTGGCGTGAATTTGGTAGGTCTCAAGGGTTCTGGCCCTGATGGCCGGATTGTCAAGGCCGACGTGTTGGCTGCCGCAGCCGTACCAAAAGCTGCTCCTTCAGCTGCTGCCGCAGCCGCTGCGCCAGCTGCTGCCCCTGCTGCTCAAGTGGCATCGCCAGTGCCAGCACCAGTTGGCTTGATTTTCGCACCACCAGCACCAAACTCGGTCTACACCGAGGAGCCACTCTCACGCTTGCGCCAAACCGCTGCCAAGCGCATGGTCGAAAGCCAACAACAAGTGCCACCATTCTTCGTTACTTCAACGATTGAAATGGATGCGATTCAAGCCTTGTTGCCCAAGTTACGTGAAGCTCATGGTGGCAAGCTTTCAGTGACTGAATTGTTGCTCAAGGCTTGTGCCATCGCCTTGAAGAAGTTCCCGGCACTCAATTCAACCTTCGCTGGCGATAAGTTGCTGGTTCACAAAGATGTTCACATCAGCGTGGCCGTAGCAACCGATGCTGGCTTGTTGGCTCCGGTCGTGCGCAACTGCGATAGCTTGAGCCTCGGCGCAATCTCCAACCAAATGCGCGATGTGATTGGCCGTACCCGTGATGGCAAAGCTGGCCTCGATGATCTCCAAGGTGGTACGTTCACCGTCAGCAACTTGGGGATGTTCGATGTCACCAACTTTATCGCGATTATCACGCCACCCCAAAGCGCAATTTTGGCAGTCGGTAGCACGATTGCCACTCCGGTTGTGCGCGATGGTGAAATTGTGATTCGCCAATTGATGAATGTCACAGTTTCAGCCGACCACCGCGCCACTGATGGAGCAAGCGTCGCCCAGTTCTTGGTTGAACTCAAGAACTTGCTACAAAACCCATTCAAGCTCTTACTCTAAAGTTTGAGCATAGCCATCCTCAGCCCCTTGCTTGCTTCGGCGGGCGAGGGGCTTTTTAAAGGATGAATTATGAGGGATGAAGGATGAAATCTATGTTAATGCAGAGATTCTTAGGCTATTGGCTATTGGAATAAGGGGTTTGGAATAGACTGTTGGCAATGGTCAAAATACTGAACCCCGACCCCTGAACCCTGACCCATCATCCTTATCTTTGCGCCTCGGATTAAAAGCTTCATCCCTCATAATTTATCCTTCATCCTTTTAAAACAGGCCACGGGCTGGTTGCAGCACTTGTTCGCCAAGCTGAATAAAGATCGAACGACTGCTCCAAGTTTGATAATTAATTTCACGCGATTGCGCTCGATCGTTCAAAAACATGGCTTCCATTTGGCGGGCAAAGGCGGGATGCTTGATTGTGGCATTGATTTCGTAGTTGGCGGCCAGGCTGCGGGTATCTAAATTAGCGCTACCCACGGTTGACCAGATACCATCAACAGTCATGGTTTTGGCATGAATCATTGTGCCGCGATAGAGCAACACTCGTGCCCCATGCTGCATCAATTCCCCCAACAAGCCGCGACAAATCCAATCGACCACGATATTATCAGAGATTTCGGGCACCATAATCTGAATATCGACCCCA
This sequence is a window from Herpetosiphon gulosus. Protein-coding genes within it:
- a CDS encoding dihydrolipoamide acetyltransferase family protein encodes the protein MAKKLEMPKMGYDMVEGTLAKWLKKPGDEVSRGEPIAEVETDKVTIEIEAFEAGTILKFLVNEGDTVPVGAPIAEIDDGSGDDEAEAANASVTPASDAPAVGEGGEAAPSAPAVAAQPEKVEATPATSAPAESTGRLFATPAARGLAEQRGVNLVGLKGSGPDGRIVKADVLAAAAVPKAAPSAAAAAAAPAAAPAAQVASPVPAPVGLIFAPPAPNSVYTEEPLSRLRQTAAKRMVESQQQVPPFFVTSTIEMDAIQALLPKLREAHGGKLSVTELLLKACAIALKKFPALNSTFAGDKLLVHKDVHISVAVATDAGLLAPVVRNCDSLSLGAISNQMRDVIGRTRDGKAGLDDLQGGTFTVSNLGMFDVTNFIAIITPPQSAILAVGSTIATPVVRDGEIVIRQLMNVTVSADHRATDGASVAQFLVELKNLLQNPFKLLL
- the pdhA gene encoding pyruvate dehydrogenase (acetyl-transferring) E1 component subunit alpha, which translates into the protein MEKQDLLADYRTMVLIRSFEEHCQQQYTRARIGGFLHLYVGQEAVAVGAIGALKAQDHLVTHYRDHGHALARGLEPKPLMAELFGRSTGTGKGKGGSMHFADKNKNFWGGYAIVGAHLLLAMGIAYSIKYKREVLGQADQDGVVMCFFGDGATNGGEFYEAVSMAALYKLPIVFLCENNEFAMGTPLSVHTSVTEIHKKASPFMPGERVNGNDVEEMRARALYAVNHARTEGPYFLEAMTYRLRGHSAADPQMYRTRDDINARRSGDPIALLKQKLIDQNLLTEKQAKQIEKDVEKEMDAVVQFAEESPAPDLSEAWTEIYSKPL
- a CDS encoding alpha-ketoacid dehydrogenase subunit beta — encoded protein: MPVITYSEALRQALREAMTNDPRVFIIGEDVVHYDSAYGVTKGFEKEFGPERIKDMPIAEAGYAGLGIGAAMNGLRPIVEMMTTNFAILALDMIINHAAKLHYMFGGQFTCPIVFRMPNGYGQLSATHSQAFDNYYAYMPGLKVVVPGTPYDAKGLMKAAIEDPDPVIFIEHTGIYNIKGEVPEESYTVPIGKSNLLRDGKDVTIVGYGRMIPYCQQAVETLASEGIDAALVDLRTIRPLDMEPVLESFRKTNRAVIATEEWTSVGVGSEIAARLYTEGFDHLDAPIWRVGFDEVPMPYAKNLEAHVVPNADSVIQAVKNVLAGKTQKIRQQ